From Chloracidobacterium sp. N, the proteins below share one genomic window:
- a CDS encoding TolC family protein, with the protein MLGVRMHVWCVTVLALLWLTVGASAQTPNPMAITVEQAVAEALQRNLSILAERYEIPRAEAEVIAARLRPNPVLSLGGDHLDVLGTGYDNTNNAGPPEYAARVDWPLERPSKRRARIAVAEQARAAAELRLQDALRQLALEVQQAFVELQAAKESLQLARANQQTFEELVAINAARVRAGDLAPIELVRTRVSAIQLNQAVIQAETPLARGAKPASGPDGAGRGAGYLRGRRGHAPG; encoded by the coding sequence ATGCTTGGTGTTCGGATGCACGTATGGTGTGTCACCGTTCTGGCCCTGCTGTGGCTGACCGTTGGCGCTTCGGCCCAGACGCCCAACCCGATGGCGATCACCGTCGAACAGGCCGTCGCCGAAGCCCTGCAACGCAACCTCAGCATTCTGGCTGAACGCTACGAAATTCCACGGGCGGAAGCTGAAGTCATCGCGGCCCGGCTGCGTCCCAATCCGGTGCTGAGCCTGGGCGGGGACCACCTCGACGTTCTCGGCACGGGTTACGACAACACCAACAATGCCGGTCCGCCCGAATATGCCGCGCGCGTGGACTGGCCGCTGGAACGGCCGAGCAAGCGCCGCGCCCGGATCGCCGTCGCCGAGCAGGCCCGCGCGGCAGCCGAACTTCGCCTCCAGGACGCGCTGCGCCAGCTTGCGCTCGAAGTCCAGCAGGCGTTTGTCGAACTTCAGGCCGCCAAAGAAAGCCTGCAACTGGCGCGCGCCAACCAGCAGACCTTTGAAGAACTCGTCGCCATCAATGCCGCCCGGGTGCGGGCCGGCGATCTGGCCCCGATTGAACTGGTACGGACGCGCGTTTCCGCCATCCAGCTCAACCAGGCGGTCATTCAGGCGGAAACCCCGCTGGCGCGTGGCGCAAAACCGGCTTCAGGCCCTGATGGGGCGGGCCGAGGCGCTGGATACCTTCGAGGCCGTCGGGGACATGCGCCGGGATGA
- a CDS encoding TolC family protein, with translation MAQNRLQALMGRAEALDTFEAVGDMRRDDLPPGLSPLLSRALDLRPDLRALRAEQARTLADLKLQIAQGKIEYTVGVEYRRQQGLAGTGNSLGLFLSLPLTIYDRNQGGIARAQAEIRQSELRIAALEREIRAQLEATYAQCRAANTVLLSFESGLLEQARDVLNVTEYAYRRGEASFVEFLDAQRTYNETMQGYIDARAEYARLRFTLDNLTAQGTP, from the coding sequence GTGGCGCAAAACCGGCTTCAGGCCCTGATGGGGCGGGCCGAGGCGCTGGATACCTTCGAGGCCGTCGGGGACATGCGCCGGGATGACCTTCCGCCGGGGCTTTCCCCGCTGCTGTCCCGCGCGCTTGATCTGCGTCCCGACCTGCGTGCGCTGCGCGCCGAGCAGGCGCGGACGCTGGCCGATCTCAAACTCCAGATTGCCCAGGGCAAAATCGAGTACACCGTCGGCGTGGAATACCGCCGCCAGCAGGGTCTGGCCGGAACGGGCAACTCGCTGGGACTGTTCCTGTCCCTGCCGCTGACCATCTATGACCGCAATCAGGGCGGGATTGCCCGGGCGCAGGCCGAAATCCGCCAGTCCGAACTGCGCATTGCGGCCCTCGAACGGGAAATTCGCGCCCAACTTGAAGCCACGTATGCCCAGTGCCGGGCCGCCAACACCGTCCTGCTGAGCTTCGAGAGCGGCCTGCTCGAACAGGCCCGCGATGTTCTCAACGTGACCGAATACGCCTACCGCCGGGGTGAAGCCAGTTTCGTTGAATTTCTGGACGCCCAGCGGACCTACAACGAAACGATGCAGGGCTACATTGATGCCCGCGCCGAATATGCGCGGCTGCGTTTTACGCTGGACAACCTGACCGCTCAGGGAACGCCATGA
- a CDS encoding efflux RND transporter periplasmic adaptor subunit produces MSLAIGCQKPTEAPVNPARKDDWKQEIRVEPVTVERVPRDEVVAPGKVELDPNRIARIMLPLPGRITEVRVRVGDAVRAGQPLVTLESPDVAEAIGALRQAEANLVQARAGLAQAEAALAKAEQDAERAKDLYEHRAIAQKEVLAADNVVVQSRAAVEQARAVVAQAEAGREQVRRRLETLGLDDSGREQRITVRAPLNGKVLELAVVPGEYRTDTSVSLMTVADLSRLVVTANVPEANLYLVEVGENVEVELTAFPNERFTGRVIRIADTIDPQTRTARVIVELTSGVQRLRPDMFARLRLSDAPTPLPVIPKAAVVEREGVTGVFVEREAGRFDWRPVRVGVALGERVAVLEGLRPEERVVVGGTMLLYRN; encoded by the coding sequence ATGAGTCTGGCCATCGGGTGCCAGAAACCGACGGAAGCGCCGGTCAATCCGGCCCGGAAAGACGACTGGAAACAGGAAATCCGGGTCGAACCCGTGACCGTCGAACGTGTGCCGCGCGATGAAGTCGTCGCGCCCGGCAAGGTCGAACTCGATCCCAACCGCATTGCGCGCATCATGCTGCCACTGCCCGGACGCATTACGGAAGTGCGTGTCCGGGTAGGCGATGCTGTCCGGGCCGGCCAACCGCTGGTGACGCTGGAAAGCCCGGACGTGGCAGAAGCCATCGGGGCGCTGCGGCAGGCCGAAGCCAACCTCGTACAGGCCCGGGCTGGTCTGGCGCAGGCCGAAGCGGCGCTGGCCAAAGCCGAGCAGGATGCCGAACGCGCCAAAGACCTCTACGAACACCGGGCCATTGCCCAGAAGGAAGTTCTGGCGGCGGACAACGTTGTGGTGCAGTCCCGCGCAGCGGTTGAGCAGGCCCGCGCCGTCGTGGCGCAGGCCGAAGCCGGCCGGGAACAGGTGCGCCGGCGGCTCGAAACCCTTGGGCTGGATGACAGCGGACGCGAACAGCGCATTACCGTCCGCGCCCCGCTCAACGGCAAGGTCCTTGAACTCGCCGTGGTTCCCGGCGAGTACCGCACCGATACGTCCGTGTCGCTGATGACCGTCGCGGACCTGAGCCGGCTGGTCGTCACGGCCAACGTCCCGGAAGCCAACCTCTACCTTGTGGAGGTGGGTGAAAACGTCGAAGTCGAACTGACGGCTTTTCCCAACGAACGTTTCACCGGGCGGGTCATCCGCATTGCCGACACGATTGATCCGCAGACCCGGACGGCGCGGGTCATTGTGGAACTCACTTCCGGCGTACAGCGGCTGCGCCCGGACATGTTCGCCCGTCTCCGCCTCTCTGACGCCCCGACGCCGCTGCCGGTGATTCCGAAAGCGGCGGTTGTTGAACGGGAAGGCGTCACCGGGGTCTTTGTTGAACGGGAAGCGGGCAGGTTTGACTGGCGTCCCGTGCGGGTGGGCGTGGCGCTTGGCGAGCGGGTCGCCGTGCTCGAAGGTCTCCGGCCGGAAGAACGGGTGGTGGTCGGGGGAACGATGCTGCTGTACCGCAATTGA
- a CDS encoding efflux RND transporter permease subunit translates to MIELPNLALRYRAAVLAAALLLIGAGVWAFQNLKVEAYPDISDTGVVVITQFPGNAAEEVEQQVTIPIERALNNTPKVIGRRSRTIFGLSVVELTFDDGVDDYFARQLVLERLREAELPEGVQPGLGPLTSGIGEMYRYRLDGDGIPEMKLRELQDWVVLPRLLQVPGVADVATFGGLVKTYRVELDPLKLEKFALTARQVADAISANNRNAGGGIVDNQQQSLVVRGVGLVRSRQDIERIVIGAFDGVPLFVRDVAQVSVAPALQTGIFGYDDVSGGVEGIVLLRRWENPSDTLAALKEATAELNTQLAPQGVRLVTVYDRGELVSNTLRTVSRTLIEGLIVVTLVLFFFLGDVRAALLTAITIPLSLLFAFVCLKLAGIPANLLSLGALDFGIIVDGTLVMVEHIVHRLADDRHSRRSVFETVRRAALDIERPVFFSMVILISAYLPLFTMERVEYRLFGPMAFTVCSALLGSLVLSLTLTPVLASYWLTRSVRTWENPVVRWLRQGYAAALEVTLARPWLTVGAAGAIVLVGLGIGLRLGTEFLPQLDEGVIWIRANLPPGISLTESARTANRIRALIREFPEVSGVISQSGRNDDGTDPFGPNRNELLVNLHPYESWTTGRTKAQLVAEMSRRLEAGIPGATFNFTQPIIDTSTEMATGSSADLAIILRGPDLKQLRELAKQTLTIVRQIPGAADSSIEQEADQPQLRLRVNREEVARYGINVADVQDLIELAIGGRPVGVVFEGERRFDIVVRYTPEARASAATIGKLLVPTADGGRIPLSQLAEIAVVEGASIIARRENQRQVTVRTNIRGRDQGGFVREAQQAVAAQVNLPEGYAVEWGGQFENLTRARARLTIVLPVTLAIIFGLLFLTFGRARDACIVLASVPFALVGGLVALWLRNINLSVSAAVGFISLFGVAVMSGVLIVSEINRLREVEGLSVRDAIFTGACQQMRPVLMMLIVALLGMIPAARAVGIGSDVQRPLATVVVGGLFSALILTLLALPSLYAVLVAEEKPPLPETTVPPA, encoded by the coding sequence ATGATTGAACTTCCAAATCTGGCGCTGCGCTACCGCGCCGCTGTCCTGGCCGCAGCCCTGCTGCTCATCGGCGCCGGCGTCTGGGCGTTTCAGAACCTCAAGGTCGAGGCATACCCGGACATTTCCGATACGGGTGTCGTCGTCATCACCCAGTTTCCCGGCAATGCCGCTGAAGAAGTCGAGCAGCAGGTCACCATTCCCATCGAACGCGCCCTGAACAACACGCCCAAGGTCATCGGCCGCCGTTCCCGGACGATCTTCGGGTTGTCCGTCGTCGAGCTGACCTTTGACGACGGCGTGGATGATTACTTCGCCCGGCAGCTTGTGCTCGAACGGCTGCGGGAGGCCGAACTGCCGGAAGGCGTACAGCCGGGACTGGGGCCGCTGACGTCGGGCATTGGCGAAATGTACCGCTACCGGCTTGACGGCGACGGCATCCCGGAAATGAAGCTGCGCGAGCTTCAGGACTGGGTGGTGCTGCCGCGCCTGCTCCAGGTGCCGGGCGTGGCGGATGTGGCCACCTTTGGCGGGCTGGTCAAGACCTACCGCGTGGAACTCGACCCGCTGAAGCTGGAAAAATTCGCCCTCACGGCCAGGCAGGTGGCCGACGCCATCAGCGCCAACAACCGCAATGCCGGCGGTGGCATCGTGGACAATCAGCAGCAGAGCCTGGTCGTGCGCGGCGTCGGGCTGGTTCGCTCCCGGCAGGACATCGAACGCATCGTCATCGGGGCCTTTGACGGCGTTCCCCTGTTTGTCCGCGATGTGGCCCAGGTGAGCGTGGCCCCGGCACTGCAAACCGGCATTTTTGGCTACGACGACGTATCCGGCGGCGTCGAGGGCATTGTGCTGTTGCGCCGGTGGGAAAATCCAAGCGACACACTGGCCGCGCTCAAGGAAGCCACTGCCGAACTCAACACCCAGCTTGCCCCGCAGGGTGTCCGCCTCGTGACCGTCTATGACCGGGGGGAACTGGTTTCCAACACCCTGCGCACCGTCTCGCGGACACTCATCGAAGGGCTTATCGTCGTTACGCTCGTGCTGTTTTTCTTCCTGGGCGACGTGCGGGCGGCGCTGCTGACGGCTATCACCATCCCGCTGTCGCTGCTGTTTGCCTTTGTCTGTCTGAAGCTGGCCGGCATTCCTGCCAATCTGTTGAGTCTGGGGGCGCTCGATTTCGGCATCATCGTGGACGGCACGCTGGTCATGGTGGAGCACATCGTGCACCGGCTGGCGGATGACCGGCATTCCCGGCGAAGTGTGTTTGAAACCGTCCGGCGGGCGGCACTCGACATCGAGCGGCCGGTGTTTTTCTCCATGGTCATTCTGATTTCCGCCTACCTGCCGCTGTTCACCATGGAGCGGGTCGAGTACCGGTTGTTTGGCCCTATGGCGTTTACCGTGTGCAGTGCGCTGCTTGGGTCACTCGTGCTGTCCCTGACGCTGACGCCGGTGCTGGCCAGCTACTGGCTGACGCGCAGTGTGCGGACGTGGGAAAACCCGGTTGTCCGGTGGCTGCGGCAGGGCTATGCCGCCGCGCTGGAAGTCACCCTGGCGCGCCCCTGGCTCACCGTGGGGGCTGCCGGCGCCATCGTGCTGGTTGGACTTGGCATCGGGCTGCGCCTTGGGACGGAGTTCCTGCCGCAGCTTGATGAAGGCGTCATCTGGATTCGCGCCAACCTGCCGCCCGGCATTTCCCTGACGGAATCGGCCCGCACGGCCAATCGCATCCGCGCGCTGATTCGGGAATTTCCAGAGGTTTCCGGCGTCATCTCCCAGAGCGGACGCAATGACGACGGCACCGACCCGTTCGGCCCCAACCGCAACGAGCTGCTGGTCAACCTGCACCCTTACGAAAGCTGGACGACCGGACGCACCAAGGCCCAACTCGTGGCGGAAATGTCGCGTCGGCTGGAAGCCGGCATTCCCGGAGCGACCTTCAACTTCACCCAGCCCATCATTGACACCTCGACCGAAATGGCCACCGGATCGAGTGCCGACCTGGCCATTATTCTGCGCGGCCCCGATCTGAAGCAGTTGCGGGAGCTGGCCAAACAGACCCTGACCATTGTCCGGCAGATTCCGGGCGCGGCTGACAGCTCCATTGAACAGGAAGCCGACCAGCCGCAACTGCGGCTGCGCGTCAACCGGGAAGAAGTGGCGCGCTATGGGATCAACGTGGCTGACGTACAGGACCTCATCGAGCTGGCCATCGGCGGCCGTCCGGTGGGCGTGGTGTTTGAGGGCGAGCGGCGGTTTGACATCGTCGTCCGCTACACGCCGGAAGCCCGCGCCAGTGCGGCCACGATTGGCAAGCTTCTGGTGCCGACGGCCGATGGCGGGCGCATTCCCCTGTCGCAGCTTGCTGAAATTGCCGTTGTGGAAGGGGCCAGCATCATTGCCCGGCGTGAAAACCAGCGCCAGGTGACGGTGCGCACCAACATCCGGGGACGCGACCAGGGCGGCTTTGTCCGCGAAGCCCAGCAGGCTGTAGCCGCCCAGGTCAACCTGCCTGAAGGCTACGCCGTCGAGTGGGGCGGACAGTTCGAGAACCTCACCCGCGCGCGGGCGCGGCTGACCATCGTGCTGCCGGTGACGCTGGCCATCATTTTCGGGCTGCTGTTTCTGACGTTCGGCCGGGCGCGGGATGCCTGCATCGTGCTCGCCAGCGTTCCCTTTGCGCTCGTCGGCGGGCTGGTGGCCCTGTGGCTGCGCAATATCAACCTGAGCGTTTCGGCCGCCGTTGGTTTCATTTCCCTGTTTGGCGTCGCGGTGATGAGCGGCGTGCTCATCGTGTCGGAAATCAACCGCCTGCGTGAAGTTGAGGGGCTGTCCGTACGGGACGCCATTTTCACCGGCGCCTGTCAGCAGATGCGGCCGGTGCTGATGATGCTCATCGTGGCGCTGCTGGGGATGATTCCGGCAGCGCGCGCCGTCGGAATCGGCTCGGATGTCCAGCGTCCGCTGGCGACCGTCGTCGTGGGCGGTCTCTTTTCGGCCCTGATTCTGACGCTGCTGGCCCTGCCCAGCCTGTATGCCGTTCTCGTCGCCGAGGAGAAGCCGCCACTTCCCGAAACCACAGTGCCGCCCGCCTGA